ACCAGAAATCTGGATATTTTGCGGCAGCACCTGATTCCAAATGCATTGCCAACGCTGATTGTCACCGGGGCGGCAGATATGGGAACGATGATTTTAGAACTGGCGGGACTATCCTTTCTGGGGTTTGGAGCACAGCCTCCTTTGGCAGAATGGGGTCTTATGCTCAACGAAGGACGGGCGTACATGTTTGATTGTCCGTGGCTGATGATTTTTCCCGGCATAGCGATTTGTGCTGTAGTGGTCGTGTTTAATTTATTGGGAGACTGTCTGCGGGATATCTTAGACCCAAGGCAGCTATAACGTTTTAATAAAATAGGAGGATTTAGATGAATTTTAGAAAGAAAATTGCGGCTTGTCTATTGGTAGTACTGGTAGCAGGGGCGCTGTTGAGCGGATGTGGAGCGGGAAGCTCTACAGGAGATGAAAAGGTCCTGAATTTTGGCTGTACCAACTTTTCCGATTCCTTAGACCCATCCACCATGACCAACGCGGCGTGGTGTGTATCCAGATACAGCATTGGTGAAGGTCTATACCGCTTTGACGAAGAAATGAATGCGCAACCGTACTTAGCAGAGAAGTATACCGTAGATGATAGTAATCGAGTTTGGACTTTTAAAATAAAAGATGGAATTAAGTTCTCGAATGGTAAGGATGTAACCGCTACTGCTGTGGCAGACTCTATTCAATACATGTATGATCAGGAAAAGAGCGGAAAGGGAAACTCTACGCCATCTGTATACATGCAGATTGAGTCTATGACGGCAGATGATGATTCCAATGAAGTAAAAATTGTTACCGCTAAACCTTATGCCGATTTGTGTGCCGTGTTGGCTCACCCATACTTTTCTATCTTGGATGTAAAAGCCGGCACGGATTTGTCCAATGAACCAATTGGTACGGGTCCTTACGCCATTGAGAAGTATGATGCTGGCGTATCCATTGCCATGACAGCTAACCCTTACTATTGGAATGGAACCGTTCCTTACGATAAGGTAAATGTAATCTTTATCGATGACAGCTCCACCAAGGCCATGGCTCTCCAGAGCGGTGACGTGGATGTAGTAGAGAATATTGTTACTTCCAGTGACTTGGATAAGCTAAGAAAATCTAAGGATTTTAATGTTTCGGAAACCATTGGTATGCGAATTGGTTTTTCCTATATGAATCAGAAGGGTGTTTTAGCAGATGACAGCCTGCGGAAAGCTGTGCTTCTAGCCTTGGATGATGAGACCATGTGCGATGTAACCGTAGGCGGCATGTACACCGCTGGTGCTTCCGTGCTGCCTTCTACATTAGATTACGGATACGATCAGTTGACCGACGCAACCCCTTATGATGTAGATGCAGCCAAGAAACTGTTGGATGATGCGGGAATTGTGGACACAGATGGGGACGGCTATAGAGAGCTCAATGGAAAGAACATTAATTTGAACTACCTCACCTATGACAGCAGAAATCTGACAGACTTTGCAGAGGCGGTAGCTACTCAGTTAGATGTTGTAGGCATAAAGGCTACTGTAAAGACGACCGATGCAGATACGGAGTGGAATCTGTTGGTAGCAGGAGAATACGACTTGCTGGCCACCAACTGGATGACCGTTCCCGTAGGAGATCCATATTCTTACCTAGACAACTGGTACAGCAAATCTACGGCAAACTACTGTGGATATGAAAATGCAGAGTATGACCGTCTGTACGAGCAGTTGGAAAAGGAGATGGATTTAAGTGGTCGGATTGAGCTGATTAAGCAGTTGCAGCAGATTCTTATCGATGATTCCGCGGCTTTAGTCCACGGATATTATCACAGCAATATGTGCAGCTCCACGGCTGTTACGGGAGCAAATATTAATACGGCTGATTATTACTGGATTACCACCGCTATGAAACCGGCCAAGTAAAGCATTGGAGGCAGTATGCTTAGCATAGAAAATCTTTCCATACAATATCAAAAAAGTGCGCCTGTGGTGGAGAAGTTTAACTTGGACATCGAACCTGGAGAAATCGTCAGCCTAGTGGGAGAAAGCGGCAGCGGAAAGACCTCCGTCATACGAGCAGTTATGGGACTGCTGCCTACTGGCGGAAGGGTGATTCAAGGCGATATCCGATTTGGCGGGGAATCTGTTCTTGGGTATTCCAAAGAACAGTGGCGGCAGTTTCGAGGCAGTCAAATCTCCATGATTTTTCAGGATTCTGGCACGATGATTAATCCGGTGCGGAAAATAGGCAGCCAGTTTATGGAATATATCTGTCAGCATGAGAAACTGTCTAAAAAGGAAGCTTGGGAACGTGGGCAGCTTATGCTGGAAAAGATGGGTCTGTCGGGATGTGAAAACATTATGGACAGCTACGCTTTTGAGTTGAGCGGCGGCATGAGGCAGCGGGTGGGCATTGCTATGGCTATGACCTTCCAGCCGCAGTTGTTGCTGGCTGACGAGCCCACCAGTGCGTTAGATGCCACCACGCAAGCCCAGATTGTGAGTCACATGATGGGCTTGCGGGAGGAATTTCATACGGGAATTCTCTTAGTTACGCACAATTTAGGCGTGGCTGCCTATATGTCTGACCGAATTATCGTGATGAAAGGCGGAAGGATTGTGGACATGGGCGACAGGGACTACATCTTAAAGCATCCCAGCAATGAATACACAAAAAAGCTGTTGGGTTCTGTGCCGATTTTGGAGGGGCAGTGATATGTTTAAAGAAGAAAACCTTATTTTAAGCGCGAAACAGGTCACTAAAAAGTTTGCCGCTTCCAAGGATCGAAGTCTGGTGGCTTGTGATAAAGTATCTCTAAATTTTTATAAGGGAAAAACCTTGGGACTGGTAGGGGAAAGCGGTTGCGGCAAGAGCACTTTTATGCGGATGATGGTGCAGCTTGAAAAGCCCACTGCTGGAAACATTTTTTTTCATGGCAAAGAGGTGACGGAGCTGCGGGGAGAAGCCTTGAGGCAGCACCGACGCCGGATTCAGATGGTCTTTCAGGACCCAGCTTCCGCTTTCAACCCGAAGATGAAAATCAAGGATATCATCTGTGAGCCTTTGATTAATTATGGACTGATTAAAAGGCGGGAAAGGGACCAGGTAGCCAGAAAATATTTGCAAATGGTGGAACTGGATCCAGAACTGGCAGACCGTTATCCCCATAACCTGAGCGGCGGCCAGCAGCAGCGCATCGGTATTGCCCGGGCCCTGACGCTAGAACCAGAGGTTATTATCTGCGACGAATCTACTTCTGCACTGGATGTATCGGTGCAGAAGAGCATTGTCGATTTACTCCATAAGCTCCAGCAGGAGAAACATATATCCATCGGCTTTATTTGTCATGATATTGCTTTAGTTTCCCAGGTATCCGACCACATTGCTGTCATGTATTTAGGCAATGTGGTGGAAGTGCTGGAAGGCAAACAGATGGCAGAGCAGATTTGCCATCCCTACAGCAAGACCTTGATGGATTCTATTTTTCACCTGGGTATGGATTATGGAAAGAAGATGGCTGGATTAGAGGGGGAAATGCCCAGTGCGTTAGAATTACCTCCAGGCTGTCCTTTTCAAAGCCGATGCAGCGTGTGTGTGGAAAAATGTCAGACAGAAAAGCCGGACTTAAAGAAATTAGGTGAAGGGCATTATGTGGCTTGCCATGCCGTAAGAGGGGCTTAAATGAAAACAAATTCATTAACAGAAGGGAACATTTCTAAAAGTATTTTATTTTTCTTAATACCCATTCTGGTATCCAGCCTGATACAACAATTGTACAGTGTGGTCGATTTAGTCTTGATTGGCAAGTTCATCGGGGCAGAGGCTACGGCAGCAGTAGGGGCCAGTTCGCTGATTATCACTTGTCTTATTGGCTTTTTTAATGGTATAGCAGTGGGGACTAATGTAGTTACTGCGCATATTTTCGGCAGCTCAGACAGGAGCTCTCTGAAAGAGATTATGCAGACCGTCTGGACGGCAGGAGCCATCGGCGGTCTTTTGCTCATGGTGGTGGGACTGACTCTGTCTCCTCACTTTTTAAAGTGGATGAACACACCACATAGCATATTGGATACGGGCGTAATCTACCTGCGTATTTATCTGCTCAGCCTCCCTGCCATCGTTCTTTATAATTTGTGCTCAGGAATATTGCGGGCCATGGGAGATTCTAAAAGTCCCATGTTTTTTCAGGTAATAGGCGGTCTGCTGAATGTGGTTGGATGTATTCTGATGGTGGCGGTGTGGCGAAAAGGGGTAGCAGGAGCGGCTACGGCTACTTTTATTTCTCAGACGGTGGCAGCGCTGCTAATCTTGGGGCATCTTCACAGTAAGAAACAATCGGTTCGATTGGAATTTAAGGTAAAAGGATTTAACCCGATTTTACTGAAAAGGATTTTAGCCATTGGGATTCCGTCTGGGGTTCAAGCCATGATTATCACCTTTTCAATTATTATTCTTCAATCTCAGATTAATAAATTCGGCGTTCATGTTATGGCCGCCTTTGCCGCTTATTATAAGATCGAAATGCTGATTTATTTGCCTATTTTAGCGCTGGGTCAGGCTCTCGTGTCTTTTGTGGGACAGAACCATGGAGCCGAACAGTATGAGCGGATTAAGAAGGGGACCAGCCTGTCCATCCGCTGGGGTATCCTTATGACGGCATGTATCAGCGCCTTGTTGCTGCTCCAGGGGCCGTTAGTCATGCGGTTGTTTACGGATCATCAGCAGGTAATCTTCTACGGCTGTCAGATCATGAAGGTTACTTTTCCTTTTTACTTCTTGTATGTAATCATTGAGTGCAGCAGCAGTGAAATACGGGGCAGAGGGGAAGCAACTATTCCCATGGTTATTACATTATTCAGCTTTTGCGTAGTCAGACTGACAGCTTTAGTCGTCTTAATTAGCCAATGGCACGATATCAGAGGGATTGCAGCGGTATATCCTTTTTCTTGGGCGGTAGCAGCGGGATTAATGACTTTTGCCAGGCTTCAGATGGAAAAGAAAGAGCATAAGCTATAAAAACAATAAGAAGAAAAGAAGGCTACCTTTAGACGGCTGTATGACAGCCTAAAAGGTAGCCTTCTTTTGTATTAGCCGCCAGTAAAAGTGCAGACTTGATAATTGTTTTTCATACTGCTATCTCTTTTCTTTTATTATTTTTCACTTGTAATTAATTCTTCAAGAAGGTCATCGATTTCTCTTTGGACAACTTCGCCGTACTGGGCACCGAGGTCCAGACTGTCATACATATATTCTTTGACTTGGCTCCAGGTGGTCTCCATGTCGTCAATGCCTCCGTTTCGCTCCCAACGGTCGTAGTGCTCGATGGTGGCCTTGTCGAAGCGCAGGGGTTGAAACTCATCAATATAGGCCTGCTTCTTAATTGCGGAAATGGTACAGGTAAAAGCTGTAAAAGCCTCATCACTAATTGCGCCAACAGCGTTTAAACGGGCCATGACTTCTGCTTTGGAGACTAAACTGCCGTCGTCCGGCACATCTGCTTGTATTTTTTTTACCATTTCTTCTTTGGACAGTCCGTCATAACCTAGTACGATTCTATTTCGCTCTTTTGCCGCTTCTCCATACAAGTTAATGGATTTTGGACTTTTTACGGTTTGACGCAAATTTTCCCAATGCTGTTTTCCGATGTCCTGATACTTTATCATGTTTACTAATATTTTTCCGCGATGGTTTGGAAAAGCTGACTCATACCGTTCTTCAAGCAACTTTTCAATCTCTACATCGGTCATGTCGCTGTAGTCCGTCTTTTCGTGGAGTTCTTGCAGCTCTTTTAGTTTCTGTCGCATAGGGTCGCTGCCGGTTAGGGTCAGGGTGTCTGTTCGCACGCTGCCGGTACTGGCTGTAGGAGTGATTGTTCCCTCCTTGTCAGCCAGCAGATTGCGAAAGCTGTAGGCTAGGCCAGTGTTGGCGGCAGTCGTTTTTTTCGAACCGCCCCCCTGATAGGCGGCGCTGTTGCGGATATCTCCCAACGGATGTCGGTAATTCCCTGATAGTTTTACATTCATATACATCTCCCTTTCTCTCTCACTATTTTACACTCTTTTACAAAAATCACCAATACTTCTATATTATATCACACAAGCTACGTCGCCGTGTGATTCAATGAATGTTTCTCTGCGGCAACGCCGTATATATAATAAAGGCATTCATTATATCACTCCTCTTGGAGAACGCAGCCTATAAAAACGCTATTTTTAAAGCCAAAATTCGATAGAAATAGCGTAATCAAATGTAAATAGAGAAAACATTTTTTAGATTTCATGGAATCTAAAAAAAATCATAGGTATTCAAAACTTTTCATATTGACGATAATAATAAATTGTGTTAATTTCTATAAAACATATAGAATTACTAGGAATAAAGAGGGCGAAGATGCAAAACGTAACAAATGACAATTTTGAAGAGGAGATCTTGAATTCTGATATACCAGTGTTGTTGGAATTTTATTCAGATGGCTGTATGCCCTGCAAGAGGTTGTCACCTACATTGGCAGAGTTAGAGGAAGAATACCACGAATTAAAAATTAAAAAAATGAATGTAGCTTTTGGAGCAGAAACCGCGGGTAAATACAGTGTGATGAGTGTTCCGACCATTATTTTTTTTAAAGAAGGCCAGGAAGTGCACCGAATAAGCGGGCTTGTAAAAAAGGCAGAGCTTGAAGAAGTCATAAAGGAGGTCACAAGATGATACGCTTGCCAAAACATCTGTACGGTGAAATGCTGGAGGCGGCTAAAGTAGGCAATCCGGAAGAAATATGCGGACTGATAGGCGGAATCAAAGAGGGGGACATAAGGGAAGTAAAAGAAATCTATCTTCTTGAAAATATAGATCATTCGAAGGAGCATTTTTCCATGAGCCCAAAAGATCAGCTGGAAGCGGTCAAAGACATGCGGCGAAAAGGACTGGTCCCTCTTGGAAATTTCCATTCCCATCCAGAGAGCCCTTCCAGGCCTTCTGAAGAAGATAAACGTCTTGCCTATGACAAAGAGGCAAGTTATCTAATTCTATCCATTATGAACATAGAAGAGCCTGTATTAAAAGCCTTCAGGATTTCAGAACAGGTAAGTAGGGAAGAAAAAATTGAATATATATAGGAGGAAATAAGATGGCTGTAGATTATGGGACGTTAAAAAGAGGCGGATTTATGCGCCAGAAGCAAAAAAATTGCTTTTCTCTGAGATTAAAGGTTGTGGGCGGACATCTGGAGGCAAAGCAACTTTTAAAGATTGCAGAGATTTCGGAGAAATATGGTGACGGGCATGTACATTTGACATCCAGACAGGGGGTTGAAATCCCCTTTATAAAGCTTGCGGATATTGACGAGGTAAAGACTGCTCTGGCGGAGGGGGACTGTGAACCGGGAACCTGCGGCCCTAGAGTACGGACGGTCACCGCCTGTCAGGGAATGGAGATTTGTCCCAGCGGATGTGTGGACACCTATGCGCTGGCTCAAGAATTAAGTGAGCGGTTCTTTGGCATGGAGCTGCCCCATAAATTTAAGTTTGGCGTCACAGGATGCCAGAACAACTGCCTCAAAGCCGAAGAAAATGATATTGGCATCAAAGGCGGTATACGGGTCACGTGGATAGAGGACAAATGTATCCACTGTGGGGTCTGTGAAAGCATATGCAGAACGAAAGCAATAAGTTTTAAGGATAATAAGCTTCTTCTTGATGAAAGCAAATGCAATTACTGTGGTCGATGTACAAAAGCCTGTCCTGTTGATTCATGGGTAAACGACGAAGGCTATATCTTGTCCTTTGGCGGCCTTTTCGGCAACCGAATCCATAGAGGGGAAGAGCTGCTGCCCCTTATACAGGACAAGGAAACGTTATTCCGGGTTATTGATGCAGCGGTTCATTTCTTTAAGGAGAACGGTTCTTCTGGAGAACGGTTCCGCTTTACCATAGAACGAGTTGGGGAAGAAATTTTCAGAGAAAAAATGAAGGAGGCTTATCATGGCTGATATTAAAATTGACGATTATGTAGATATAACCGATGTGGTATGTCCTATAACTTTTGTTAAAGCAAAGGTAGCCATTGAGGAACTGGAGCCAGGACAGATTCTTTCGGTTCATATGAATGAAGGGGAGCCGATTCAGAATGTTCCCCGCTCTATGAAAGAAGAAGGGCATAAAGTTCTTAAATTAAATAAAAATGATGATGGAACCTATGATTTGATTGTTGAGAAAGGCGAGGAATAGAAGATGAAAGTAACCGTAAGCGGAGAAGTAAAGGAATATAAGGATGAAATTACCCTAGCGGAACTTATTACAGAAGAAAACGTACAGACTCCTGAATATGTTACCGTTTCTGTGAATGATGAGCTTCTGGGAGCTGGAGCCTTTGAAGAAACCGTATTAAAGGACGGTGACACTTTGGAGTTTTTGTACTTCATGGGAGGAGGATGTTGTCATGGCCTTTTCCAATGAGCAAATTCAACGGTATTCCAGGCATATTATCTTAAAAGAGGTCGGCGTTAAGGGGCAAAAGAAGCTTCTGGACAGTAAAGTACTGATTATTGGTGCAGGAGGCCTGGGGGCGCCCGCCGCTATGTACCTTGCCGCAGCAGGAGTGGGAACCATCGGCATTGCCGATGCGGATGAGGTAGATTTGTCAAACCTGCAGCGCCAGATTATACATGGGACCGAGGATGTGGGAAAAGCCAAGGTTCTTTCAGCGAAAGAGACCATGGAGAGCATTAACCCAGACGTCCGGGTGCATACATATCGGACCTTTGTCAGCGCAGACAATATCATGGACCTCATAAAAGAGTATGACTTTGTCATAGATGGCACCGATAATTTCCCGGCAAAGTTTTTAATTAATGATGCCTGTGTCATGGCGGAAAAACCCTTTTCACATGCAGGTATCATCCGATTTCAGGGTCAGCTGATGACCTACGTTCCCGGACAAGGGCCTTGCTACCGATGTATTTTCAAAAATCCGCCGCCGAAGGATGCCGTACCTACTTGTAAGCAGGCAGGCGTAATTGGAGCCATGGGCGGTGTGATTGGAAGTCTGCAGGCAATGGAAGCGGTTAAATATATTCTTGGTGCGGGAAACCTGCTGACGGGCTATTTGCTGACTTATGACGCCCTTACAATGGAATTCAGAAAGATAAAACTGCCAAAAGCCATGAAGGACTGTCCGGTCTGTGGCGAAAATCCCACCATTCGAGAACTGATTGATTATGAACAGACAGAATGTGCGGGAATTTTGTAAGGAGTGATAAAAATTGAAATATGATACATCTTTATTACACGGTAATTTTAGTGGAGACCGGAATACTGGGGCTACCCTGATTCCTATTTATCAGACAAGTGCCTTTGGACAGGACAGCGCAGAACAGATTGAAAAGATCTTTCACAATCAGGCGGCAGGGTTTGCGTATACCAGAATAAATAATCCGACGGTAGCTTCTTTTGAAAACCGCATAACTTATCTTGAAGGCGGTATAGCCTCTGTTGCTACTTCCTCAGGGATGGCGGCCATTGCCGCCGCCTTTCTCAATATCCTTTCAAGCGGAGATGAAGTCATCTCTAAAAGCTCAGTTTTCGGCGGCACCCTTGATTTATTTAAGGATTTGGAAAACCTAGGAATAAAAGTCCGTTACGTGGAGGATATTACAAAAGAGGTGCTGGAGGGACTGGTCAACAATCGTACAAAGGCTGTTTTTGCAGAAACAATAGGAAATCCAAAACTTGACGTAACGGATATAAAAGAGGCTGCCGAGATCATACACAGTTATAATCTGCCCTTTATCCTGGACAATACCACAGCCACTACCTATCTGGTACGGGGTATTGACTTAGGTGCAGATATTATCATCAACTCTGCATCAAAGTATATTAATGGCAGCAGCAATTCAATAAGCGGAATTATTACAGACAGCGGTAATTATGCATGGAGTCTGGAGAAGTATCCGATCATGAAAGATTACATCAGGCTGGGACGGCTGGCTTTTACAGCTAAACTTAGAAGTGATACTTTTCGCAATCTGGGCTGTTGTTTGAGCCCCATGAATGCATACTACAATGCCCTGGGGCTGGAAACCTTGAGCCTGCGAATGGAAAGGCACTGCACCAATGCCTTAAAGTTGGCCGAAAGCTTGGATGGCAAAGAAGGCATCCGGGAAATCGCCTATCCGCTTCTTCAGTCAAATCCGTATTATGCTATTGCAAAAAAGCAGTTTAAGGATAAAGGCGGCGGGATCTTTACGCTACGCCTGTATACAAAAGAGAGAGCCTTTGCTTTTATAAATCAGTTAAAATATGCAATTAATATCACCAACATAGGCGATACGAAGACCCTTGTCATCCATCCGGCATCTACGATATATGCCCATAGCAATGAAGAAGAGCAGGAAAAAGCAGGGGTTTATGAAGACCTCATACGGGTGAGTGTGGGGATTGAAGATATTGAAGATTTGATGGAAGACTTCCATCAGGCATTGACCTACGTAAACGAAAATTTTAAATAGAGAGCTGAAAAAGGTCTTGCAGCAATTCTACAGAGAGGAGGGAGAATTTGTATAAGGCATTGCTTGTTTTTGATAATTATAACCTTCTTGAAGAAATAAAGAGATTACGAATATGGGGAGAATCTTCTGAATTTGAGATTGAGGATATTGTAAATGACGGTACCTCCGCTTACCGAAAAATGAGAGAGAAAAATTATGACCTGGTGATAACAGAAATCCGCATTACGGGCCTGGATGGGCTCCAGCTTTTACGGAATGCAAAGAAAGAGGGAACCTGTTCTCATATGGTCCTTTGCAGTGAATTTGAAGATTTTAATTATGCCAGACAGGGGATTATTCTGGGAGCGTATGACTATTTTGCTAAACCCTTTGATGAAACCCTTTTCTTTTCTATGTTTAATCGCATTAAGAATGAAACCTTTGAAAGCGAAGCGGTAGGAGTCTACTATGGCGAAGAAATAATTACTTTCTTTGAAAATAGAGATAAAGGTATTTATGATTATGTCTCGACCATGTTAGAAGAAATATATGCGAACAATAAAGACATACTAAAAGCAGATAAAAAGGCAAGAAATATATGCCGGACAGTTATCGATGAGGTTTTCAACCGCCATGAATGGCTGGATTTATACATTGTGCAGGAAGATTTTTATACTTTTGACGGGATTAATGAAAGCAATCATGGAACCTATAAAAAGCGTTATAAAACAATCCTATATAATCTCTTTGACGAATTTTGTGAATTGCTTTTACATTGCAACAAGGCTAAGATTTCGGAAGTCATTTCGTATATATTGAACAACCCGGAAAATAATTTAAAACAAAAAAGTATTGCGGAAGAACTTAATATAAATAGCTCTTACCTGAGCACGGTTTTTTTTGCACAAACAGGAGTCCGCTTTGTAGATTATCTGACAACCGTTAAGCTAAAACGGGCCGGATGGCTGTTGAAGGAGACAAATTTAAAGGTGTTTGATATAGCAGAAAGATTAGACTACAAAGATATCGGATACTTTTCAAGATTATTCAAGAGCAAATACAGCTTACCGCCATCGGAATACAGAAATTCTGGTGGATATGATTATCAAATATAAAAAGTTGGTAAATTAAAAAAATAAAAATAAAGGAGGAAATCTTTTATGGCAAGGATTTATAAAAAAATAACAGAGTTGATAGGCAGCACCCCGATGATGGAGGTTGAGAATTATGAGAAAGCGAACGATTTAAAAGCTTCTCTGCTGGTGAAATTAGAATATTTTAATCCGGCAGGATCGGTTAAAGATCGGATTGCAGTAGCGATGATTGACGATGCCGAGAGAAAAGGAATATTAGAAAAAGGTGCAGTTATCATCGAGCCCACCTCAGGCAATACAGGAATCGGTCTTGCAGCCGTAGCCGCAGCAAGAGGATACCGAATCATTATTACCATGCCGGAGACCATGAGTGTAGAACGACGAAATCTATTAAAAGCGTATGGTGCCGAATTGGTTTTAACCGATGGAGCCAAAGGCATGAAAGGCGCTATTGCCAAAGCAGAAGAGCTGGCGGCTGAGA
The genomic region above belongs to Aminipila butyrica and contains:
- the thiS gene encoding sulfur carrier protein ThiS, which translates into the protein MKVTVSGEVKEYKDEITLAELITEENVQTPEYVTVSVNDELLGAGAFEETVLKDGDTLEFLYFMGGGCCHGLFQ
- a CDS encoding M67 family metallopeptidase, with the translated sequence MIRLPKHLYGEMLEAAKVGNPEEICGLIGGIKEGDIREVKEIYLLENIDHSKEHFSMSPKDQLEAVKDMRRKGLVPLGNFHSHPESPSRPSEEDKRLAYDKEASYLILSIMNIEEPVLKAFRISEQVSREEKIEYI
- a CDS encoding O-acetylhomoserine aminocarboxypropyltransferase/cysteine synthase family protein → MKYDTSLLHGNFSGDRNTGATLIPIYQTSAFGQDSAEQIEKIFHNQAAGFAYTRINNPTVASFENRITYLEGGIASVATSSGMAAIAAAFLNILSSGDEVISKSSVFGGTLDLFKDLENLGIKVRYVEDITKEVLEGLVNNRTKAVFAETIGNPKLDVTDIKEAAEIIHSYNLPFILDNTTATTYLVRGIDLGADIIINSASKYINGSSNSISGIITDSGNYAWSLEKYPIMKDYIRLGRLAFTAKLRSDTFRNLGCCLSPMNAYYNALGLETLSLRMERHCTNALKLAESLDGKEGIREIAYPLLQSNPYYAIAKKQFKDKGGGIFTLRLYTKERAFAFINQLKYAINITNIGDTKTLVIHPASTIYAHSNEEEQEKAGVYEDLIRVSVGIEDIEDLMEDFHQALTYVNENFK
- a CDS encoding MATE family efflux transporter, with amino-acid sequence MKTNSLTEGNISKSILFFLIPILVSSLIQQLYSVVDLVLIGKFIGAEATAAVGASSLIITCLIGFFNGIAVGTNVVTAHIFGSSDRSSLKEIMQTVWTAGAIGGLLLMVVGLTLSPHFLKWMNTPHSILDTGVIYLRIYLLSLPAIVLYNLCSGILRAMGDSKSPMFFQVIGGLLNVVGCILMVAVWRKGVAGAATATFISQTVAALLILGHLHSKKQSVRLEFKVKGFNPILLKRILAIGIPSGVQAMIITFSIIILQSQINKFGVHVMAAFAAYYKIEMLIYLPILALGQALVSFVGQNHGAEQYERIKKGTSLSIRWGILMTACISALLLLQGPLVMRLFTDHQQVIFYGCQIMKVTFPFYFLYVIIECSSSEIRGRGEATIPMVITLFSFCVVRLTALVVLISQWHDIRGIAAVYPFSWAVAAGLMTFARLQMEKKEHKL
- a CDS encoding ABC transporter ATP-binding protein, yielding MFKEENLILSAKQVTKKFAASKDRSLVACDKVSLNFYKGKTLGLVGESGCGKSTFMRMMVQLEKPTAGNIFFHGKEVTELRGEALRQHRRRIQMVFQDPASAFNPKMKIKDIICEPLINYGLIKRRERDQVARKYLQMVELDPELADRYPHNLSGGQQQRIGIARALTLEPEVIICDESTSALDVSVQKSIVDLLHKLQQEKHISIGFICHDIALVSQVSDHIAVMYLGNVVEVLEGKQMAEQICHPYSKTLMDSIFHLGMDYGKKMAGLEGEMPSALELPPGCPFQSRCSVCVEKCQTEKPDLKKLGEGHYVACHAVRGA
- a CDS encoding ABC transporter ATP-binding protein, translated to MLSIENLSIQYQKSAPVVEKFNLDIEPGEIVSLVGESGSGKTSVIRAVMGLLPTGGRVIQGDIRFGGESVLGYSKEQWRQFRGSQISMIFQDSGTMINPVRKIGSQFMEYICQHEKLSKKEAWERGQLMLEKMGLSGCENIMDSYAFELSGGMRQRVGIAMAMTFQPQLLLADEPTSALDATTQAQIVSHMMGLREEFHTGILLVTHNLGVAAYMSDRIIVMKGGRIVDMGDRDYILKHPSNEYTKKLLGSVPILEGQ
- the trxA gene encoding thioredoxin, whose amino-acid sequence is MQNVTNDNFEEEILNSDIPVLLEFYSDGCMPCKRLSPTLAELEEEYHELKIKKMNVAFGAETAGKYSVMSVPTIIFFKEGQEVHRISGLVKKAELEEVIKEVTR
- a CDS encoding HesA/MoeB/ThiF family protein; amino-acid sequence: MAFSNEQIQRYSRHIILKEVGVKGQKKLLDSKVLIIGAGGLGAPAAMYLAAAGVGTIGIADADEVDLSNLQRQIIHGTEDVGKAKVLSAKETMESINPDVRVHTYRTFVSADNIMDLIKEYDFVIDGTDNFPAKFLINDACVMAEKPFSHAGIIRFQGQLMTYVPGQGPCYRCIFKNPPPKDAVPTCKQAGVIGAMGGVIGSLQAMEAVKYILGAGNLLTGYLLTYDALTMEFRKIKLPKAMKDCPVCGENPTIRELIDYEQTECAGIL
- a CDS encoding sulfurtransferase TusA family protein; its protein translation is MADIKIDDYVDITDVVCPITFVKAKVAIEELEPGQILSVHMNEGEPIQNVPRSMKEEGHKVLKLNKNDDGTYDLIVEKGEE
- a CDS encoding 4Fe-4S binding protein, producing MAVDYGTLKRGGFMRQKQKNCFSLRLKVVGGHLEAKQLLKIAEISEKYGDGHVHLTSRQGVEIPFIKLADIDEVKTALAEGDCEPGTCGPRVRTVTACQGMEICPSGCVDTYALAQELSERFFGMELPHKFKFGVTGCQNNCLKAEENDIGIKGGIRVTWIEDKCIHCGVCESICRTKAISFKDNKLLLDESKCNYCGRCTKACPVDSWVNDEGYILSFGGLFGNRIHRGEELLPLIQDKETLFRVIDAAVHFFKENGSSGERFRFTIERVGEEIFREKMKEAYHG
- a CDS encoding ABC transporter substrate-binding protein; translation: MNFRKKIAACLLVVLVAGALLSGCGAGSSTGDEKVLNFGCTNFSDSLDPSTMTNAAWCVSRYSIGEGLYRFDEEMNAQPYLAEKYTVDDSNRVWTFKIKDGIKFSNGKDVTATAVADSIQYMYDQEKSGKGNSTPSVYMQIESMTADDDSNEVKIVTAKPYADLCAVLAHPYFSILDVKAGTDLSNEPIGTGPYAIEKYDAGVSIAMTANPYYWNGTVPYDKVNVIFIDDSSTKAMALQSGDVDVVENIVTSSDLDKLRKSKDFNVSETIGMRIGFSYMNQKGVLADDSLRKAVLLALDDETMCDVTVGGMYTAGASVLPSTLDYGYDQLTDATPYDVDAAKKLLDDAGIVDTDGDGYRELNGKNINLNYLTYDSRNLTDFAEAVATQLDVVGIKATVKTTDADTEWNLLVAGEYDLLATNWMTVPVGDPYSYLDNWYSKSTANYCGYENAEYDRLYEQLEKEMDLSGRIELIKQLQQILIDDSAALVHGYYHSNMCSSTAVTGANINTADYYWITTAMKPAK